A window from Amblyomma americanum isolate KBUSLIRL-KWMA chromosome 7, ASM5285725v1, whole genome shotgun sequence encodes these proteins:
- the LOC144097669 gene encoding uncharacterized protein LOC144097669, with protein MASEQKDAAGSGGRVPKVEGDMSKQSSRKRRGPSAPVTVDPKEVCQPSQSAEEGVRTASSLRRPPSLSMGSADNLRQRSLAGSSSSRLKGETIKPQKTQPSSDGPASMAEKSGNALGSKEPSPGCDEENVPSQQAREKGSALKKSRHKAVVVASSVAGAPSDEVAQQDDVNATAASTAQPPGAAAKPSTKGGAAEASATHHKGGAVSSRDQKAAGFDTNIAPSEQPASSTRGSMDKPVKITTLSPTIRGLKNFDLTDMVRSPRETLGSGAALLLKNEVVMSPLFILTMMFVLLAFFFIVSVTPPKVKDNWCVSDDCVSHAGLLEKTRSTKFDPCSDFSKHVCFNWSPPKERKEILDFDLSAMLDMVFSWLQRMSTTLQEGSAAFPVAKKALA; from the exons ATGGCTTCGGAGCAAAAAGACGCGGCCGGCAGTGGCGGACGCGTTCCAAAGGTAGAGGGAGATATGTCCAAGCAATCCTCTCGGAAGAGACGCGGGCCCAGTGCACCGGTCACCGTGGACCCCAAGGAGGTATGCCAGCCTTCGCAGAGCGCCGAGGAGGGCGTCAGAACTGCATCGTCTCTGAGGAGACCTCCCAGTTTGTCAATGGGCTCTGCCGACAACCTCCGCCAACGCTCCTTGGCCGGCAGCTCCTCTAGCCGCCTTAAGGGCGAAACCATCAAGCCGCAAAAAACGCAGCCATCCTCAGACGGTCCTGCTTCAATGGCCGAAAAGTCAGGGAACGCTTTGGGCTCTAAAGAACCGTCACCGGGGTGCGACGAGGAGAATGTGCCGTCGCAACAAGCCCGGGAGAAAGGCTCTGCTCTGAAGAAATCGCGCCACAAAGCAGTCGTAGTGGCCTCCAGCGTTGCTGGGGCTCCCTCGGATGAAGTGGCACAGCAGGATGACGTGAACGCCACCGCAGCCTCCACCGCGCAGCCTCCTGGCGCTGCAGCCAAGCCGTCTACCAAAGGCGGCGCGGCCGAAGCTAGTGCGACACACCACAAGGGCGGAGCCGTATCTTCACGGGACCAGAAGGCCGCCGGCTTTGACACGAATATCGCGCCTTCCGAGCAGCCGGCATCTAGCACCCGGGGTTCCATGGATAAACCAGTGAAGATCACCACCCTTAGCCCCACTATACGTGGCCTGAAAAATTTCGATTTGACAGACATG GTGAGAAGTCCTCGCGAGAccctcggcagcggtgcagcccTGCTCCTGAAGAATGAGGTTGTCATGAGCCCCTTGTTCATATTGACCATGATGTTTGTCCTCCTCGCCTTCTTCTTCATAGTCAGCGTGACACCACCGAAAGTAAAGGACAACTGGTGCGTGTCAGACGACTGCGTTTCACATGCAGGCCTTCTCGAAAAGACGCGAAGCACAAAGTTCGACCCCTGCAGTGACTTCAGCAAGCACGTCTGTTTCAACTGGTCGCCGccgaaagaaaggaaagaaatccTAGATTTCGACTTGTCCGCCATGTTAGATATGGTGTTCTCGTGGCTGCAGAGGATGAGCACGACGCTGCAGGAAGGATCTGCGGCGTTCCCCGTAGCCAAGAAGGCACTGGCGTAG